DNA sequence from the Cellulophaga sp. HaHaR_3_176 genome:
TTCAGTAATTAGCCCATTTGCAATAGCATCTTCTGCTAATGGCGGAAAATGTAATACTTGACATCTAGATCGTATGGTTTGTATTAATTGTTCTTCATCTTCAGCAATTAATATAAATACCGTTTTTGCTGGAGGCTCTTCTATTAGTTTTAATAATTTATTCGCTGCAGAGTTATTCATTTTATCTGCCATCCAAACAATACAAATTTTGTATCCGCCTTCGTATGATTTTAATGATAATTTTTTTACAATCTCTTGAGCTTCATCAACGCCTATTTGACCCTGCTTTTTCTCTATATGTATAGCTCTAAACCAATCAAACAGATTACCGTAAGGTTGTTCTTTTACAAAAATTCTAAAATCTTCAATATAATTATCACTAACCGCATGAGATTTTATCTTATCAGAATTAGAAACCGGAAATGCAAAATGCATATCAGGGTGGGTAAGTGAGTTACATTTTAGATTACAAGCCTGTAAACCTTGCTCTGTTTTGTTTTCGCCGGTATTGCAAAGTATGTATTGTGCATACGCAATGGCCATAGGTAAAGTTCCACAACCTTCTGGACCAATAAATAATTGAGCATGTGGAATTCTGCCTGCATCGGCGCTTAATGCCAAGTGGTTTTTTATATGAGATAAACCTAAAATAGAATCAAATAACATACCCCAAATATAATGAATTTGAGATTATTCTATTCTAATTGCATATACCATGTACATATAAAAACTAGTACCTTGTTTAAAGATTTATTGTAGAATTCATAAAAGAATTCTTTTTTAATAGTGATTTTGTTAAATCACACATAATTAATAAGCATCAATTGTACTTGGTTGTAAGAAATCTTTACATTTGTTACTATTCAAATAGCAAAATAAAATGAAAACTGTAGATAATTTTAATTTTAAAGACAAGAAAGCTTTAATCAGAGTAGATTTTAACGTGCCACTTGATGGTGATTTAAACGTTGCTGATGCTAGTAGAATTGAGGCTGCAAAACCAACAATTATAAAAATTTT
Encoded proteins:
- a CDS encoding ATP-binding protein — encoded protein: MLFDSILGLSHIKNHLALSADAGRIPHAQLFIGPEGCGTLPMAIAYAQYILCNTGENKTEQGLQACNLKCNSLTHPDMHFAFPVSNSDKIKSHAVSDNYIEDFRIFVKEQPYGNLFDWFRAIHIEKKQGQIGVDEAQEIVKKLSLKSYEGGYKICIVWMADKMNNSAANKLLKLIEEPPAKTVFILIAEDEEQLIQTIRSRCQVLHFPPLAEDAIANGLITEGLPKEQALRLANEANGNYNKALDLMNNDSEDLIFEKWFVQWVRSAFKAKGNKAAIHDLISWGTEVAKTGRETQKKFLQYCIAIMRQSMLINFNVKELAFMRIHVDGFDINKFAPFIHENNIIEITDELERAIYHIERNGNSKIILTDLSIKLTRLLHKKAVSTT